One genomic window of Halorhabdus sp. CBA1104 includes the following:
- a CDS encoding ATP-binding protein translates to MIERGPIRVLVVDDSEFFAEMTAKTLETEHGFETFARKSAHEGIEFLADERVDCIVSDYEMPEQNGLKFLETVRETVDEEIPFLLLTGRGDEEVASEAIASGVDDYFLKLNVVEDEEYGRLANRIRSVVSENRAQQKYELLVTSSPDGVAHVASDGTVLTANPSLAATVGSERETVIGSTLPQVFGDVGNERLETGRAVIADGKPKRSEDVYEGKHFHNIFVPVDFDSDHDTFQLISRDITEQKERERELQRQNERLEKFASVVSHDLRNPLGVARGSAQLIADECDETDAVDRMDRALTRMDRLIDDVLTLARQGKAAHQPDAVDLAHIAEEAWASVRTESARIDIADSGMIEADPGRLQELLENLFNNAVTHGAEDVTVRVGVADRDGFYVEDDGPGIPSDRREEVFELGYSTADDGTGMGLSIVQQIASAHGWDSEITDGRDGGTRFVFTDVTFLE, encoded by the coding sequence ATGATAGAGCGTGGGCCGATCCGCGTTCTCGTCGTCGACGACAGCGAGTTCTTCGCCGAGATGACTGCCAAGACCCTGGAGACAGAACATGGGTTCGAAACGTTCGCCCGAAAGAGTGCCCACGAAGGGATCGAATTCCTCGCGGACGAGCGGGTAGATTGTATCGTCAGCGATTACGAGATGCCCGAGCAGAACGGCCTCAAATTCCTCGAAACCGTCAGAGAGACGGTCGACGAGGAGATTCCGTTCCTCTTGCTCACTGGTCGCGGTGACGAGGAGGTCGCAAGCGAAGCGATCGCCTCGGGCGTCGATGACTACTTTCTGAAGCTCAACGTCGTCGAAGACGAGGAGTATGGCCGACTTGCAAATCGCATCCGGAGCGTCGTCAGCGAGAACCGTGCCCAGCAAAAGTACGAGCTCCTGGTCACGTCCTCACCGGATGGCGTCGCCCACGTAGCCAGCGATGGGACGGTACTCACGGCGAACCCGTCACTTGCGGCTACTGTCGGCTCGGAACGCGAGACCGTCATCGGCAGTACCCTCCCGCAAGTCTTCGGCGATGTCGGCAACGAGCGTCTCGAGACGGGACGAGCCGTGATCGCAGATGGCAAACCGAAGCGAAGCGAGGACGTCTACGAGGGCAAGCACTTCCACAACATCTTCGTCCCGGTCGATTTCGATAGCGATCACGACACCTTTCAGCTCATCTCTCGGGACATCACCGAGCAGAAGGAACGCGAACGGGAGCTCCAGCGCCAGAACGAACGGCTAGAGAAGTTTGCCAGCGTGGTCAGCCACGACCTCAGAAACCCACTGGGAGTGGCACGGGGGTCGGCGCAACTGATTGCCGATGAGTGTGACGAGACCGACGCAGTCGATCGGATGGATCGTGCACTGACCCGGATGGATCGGCTGATAGACGACGTTCTCACGCTCGCTCGACAGGGAAAGGCCGCCCATCAGCCCGACGCGGTCGATCTCGCTCATATCGCTGAAGAAGCCTGGGCGAGCGTCAGGACCGAGTCCGCCCGGATCGACATTGCCGATAGTGGAATGATCGAAGCGGACCCGGGCCGATTACAGGAACTGCTCGAAAACCTCTTCAACAACGCTGTCACGCACGGTGCAGAAGACGTGACGGTCCGTGTTGGCGTCGCTGATCGGGACGGGTTTTACGTCGAAGACGACGGCCCCGGCATTCCAAGCGACCGACGGGAAGAGGTGTTCGAACTGGGATACTCGACGGCGGACGACGGCACTGGCATGGGGCTGTCGATCGTCCAGCAGATCGCCTCCGCCCACGGGTGGGATAGTGAAATCACAGACGGACGCGACGGCGGAACTCGGTTCGTATTCACCGACGTCACGTTCTTGGAGTAA